A window of the Polaribacter batillariae genome harbors these coding sequences:
- the sucC gene encoding ADP-forming succinate--CoA ligase subunit beta, translating into MNLHEYQGKEILNSFGVKIQRGIVASNHKEAVEAAKQLTAETGTSWHVIKAQVHAGGRGKGGGVKLAKNLAEVESISNDIIGMMLVTPQTSAEGKKVNQVLVAEDVYYPGDSEPEEYYMSVLLNRSTGRNMIMYSTEGGMDIETVAEETPHLIFTEEIDPLLGIMPFQARKIAFNLGLSGAAFKEMTKFVTNLYKAYIGSDSSMFEINPVLKTSDNKIMAVDAKVSLDENALYRHRDYAAMRDLREENPIEVEAKAAGLNYVDLDGNVGCMVNGAGLAMGTMDLIKESGGEPANFLDVGGTADAQRVETAFGIILKDPNVKAILVNIFGGIVRCDRVAQGVVDAYKNMGDRINVPIICRLQGTNAKEAKELIDNSGMKIISATEFQEAADKVQEVLQA; encoded by the coding sequence ATGAACTTACACGAATATCAAGGAAAAGAAATTTTAAATAGTTTTGGTGTTAAAATACAACGCGGAATTGTAGCAAGCAACCACAAAGAAGCTGTAGAGGCAGCAAAACAATTAACGGCAGAAACTGGTACAAGTTGGCATGTTATAAAAGCGCAAGTTCACGCAGGTGGTCGTGGAAAAGGAGGAGGTGTAAAATTAGCTAAAAATTTAGCAGAAGTAGAAAGCATTTCTAACGACATTATAGGTATGATGTTGGTAACACCACAAACATCTGCAGAAGGTAAAAAAGTAAATCAAGTTTTAGTAGCAGAAGATGTATATTACCCTGGAGATTCTGAGCCAGAAGAATATTACATGTCTGTTTTATTAAACAGATCTACTGGTAGAAACATGATTATGTATTCTACAGAAGGTGGTATGGATATTGAAACAGTTGCAGAAGAAACCCCACATTTAATTTTTACAGAAGAAATAGACCCTCTATTAGGAATTATGCCTTTTCAAGCACGTAAAATTGCTTTTAATTTAGGTTTGTCTGGAGCAGCTTTTAAAGAAATGACCAAGTTTGTTACAAATTTATACAAAGCATATATTGGCTCAGATTCTTCGATGTTTGAAATTAATCCAGTGTTAAAAACATCCGACAATAAAATTATGGCTGTAGATGCAAAAGTCTCTTTAGATGAAAATGCATTATACAGGCATAGAGACTACGCTGCAATGCGAGATTTAAGAGAAGAAAACCCAATCGAAGTAGAAGCGAAAGCAGCTGGTTTAAATTACGTAGATTTAGACGGAAACGTTGGTTGTATGGTAAATGGAGCTGGTTTAGCAATGGGAACCATGGATTTAATTAAAGAATCTGGAGGAGAACCAGCAAACTTTTTAGATGTTGGTGGTACTGCAGATGCGCAAAGAGTTGAAACAGCTTTTGGCATTATTTTAAAAGACCCAAATGTAAAAGCAATTTTAGTAAATATTTTTGGAGGCATTGTTCGTTGCGACAGAGTTGCACAGGGTGTTGTAGATGCTTATAAAAATATGGGAGATAGAATAAATGTTCCAATTATTTGCCGTTTACAAGGTACAAATGCTAAAGAAGCAAAAGAATTGATAGATAATTCTGGCATGAAAATTATTTCTGCAACAGAATTTCAAGAAGCTGCAGATAAAGTACAAGAAGTTTTGCAAGCTTAA
- a CDS encoding PKD domain-containing protein, which produces MKTLIKVQNKMKFIFLLAIAFSFFTCEDENTFLPKVTANFTYTLNQDLGLVTFLNTSENADTYMWNFGDETNSTEINPKKIYENGTYTVTLVAKNTSGASASFTSEITILIPEVATLPITFDGANTKYEPTPFDGTAFSVIENPSLTGANATASKVGKITNSGGAFEGIAFELGAPVNLSTDKSIKMLVWSDKALPVLLKLEQGNAFVEVSENHGGTGWETMYFTFDSAASFSKLTLFIDGPGSTSGDFFIDEITQIATDAIPCLETMLELPMDFDCEGIDYATKIAGNVSFEVIDNPELSGINNTDSKVGKIVNTGQNWENGFFNLDTPIDFSVEQGVRLKLFSNAALPIKLKFEDGTGNPVEADVNHTGSGWEELTFTLNSADSYNDMIIFVDGPGTAAGTFYVDDIQQVAVAPPPPLCTDTTLALPIDFDCSGIDYNAKRVDGGIDFSVIDNPELSGVNNTATKVGAIVNKGANWENLNFTLDTPISFATDKSIKLKLYSTVSVPIKLKVETGGAPVENDQTHGGTGWEELTFTLATAESFSNIIIFIDGPGTTAGTFYIDDIEQVAGNSTIVCTDTTLALPIDFDCAGIDYNAKRVDGGIDFSVIDNPELSGVNNTATKVGAIVNKGANWENLNFTLDTPISFATDKSIKLKLYSTVSVPIKLKVETGGAPVENDQTHGGTGWEELTFTLATAESFSNFIIFIDGPGTTAGTFYIDDIEQVTSTAGGGGGGATGGCTGVFTRAAQFPVNFEGCETFMATNGEVKFGDAITAEVAENPSKSGINTSDFVLKVTKPVGANHWEGVQNAFASDFNSTLTFKVKVYSTKANVRYQFEISNDPNEPSVGNPAPITKTVANANEWTELEITFTGVPPGGHNNFVIKPDDSGSGTVTEGATHYIDDVRLE; this is translated from the coding sequence ATGAAAACATTAATTAAAGTACAAAATAAGATGAAATTCATCTTTTTGCTTGCCATAGCATTTAGCTTTTTTACTTGTGAAGATGAAAACACATTTTTACCAAAAGTTACTGCAAATTTTACATATACTCTTAATCAAGATTTAGGTTTGGTAACATTTTTAAATACTTCAGAAAATGCAGATACATATATGTGGAATTTTGGAGACGAAACAAATTCAACAGAGATAAATCCTAAGAAAATTTACGAAAATGGTACATACACAGTAACACTTGTTGCAAAAAACACCTCTGGTGCATCTGCATCATTTACAAGTGAGATTACTATTTTAATACCAGAAGTCGCTACATTACCAATTACTTTTGATGGAGCAAATACAAAATACGAACCCACACCATTTGATGGAACAGCTTTTTCAGTTATAGAAAATCCATCTCTTACAGGTGCAAATGCAACTGCTTCTAAAGTTGGTAAAATTACAAATAGTGGTGGTGCTTTTGAAGGAATTGCTTTTGAATTAGGAGCTCCAGTAAATTTATCGACAGACAAATCTATAAAAATGCTAGTTTGGTCCGACAAAGCTTTACCTGTATTGTTAAAATTAGAACAAGGCAATGCATTTGTAGAAGTATCTGAAAACCATGGAGGTACAGGTTGGGAAACAATGTATTTTACTTTCGATTCTGCAGCATCTTTTAGTAAATTAACACTGTTTATCGATGGTCCAGGATCTACATCAGGAGATTTCTTTATAGATGAAATTACGCAAATAGCTACAGACGCAATTCCTTGTTTAGAAACCATGTTAGAATTACCAATGGATTTTGATTGTGAGGGTATCGATTATGCAACTAAAATCGCAGGCAATGTATCTTTTGAAGTTATAGATAACCCAGAATTGTCTGGTATTAATAATACAGATTCTAAAGTAGGTAAAATTGTAAATACGGGTCAAAATTGGGAAAACGGATTCTTTAACTTAGATACTCCAATAGATTTTAGTGTAGAACAAGGGGTAAGATTAAAATTATTTTCTAATGCAGCTTTACCAATTAAACTAAAATTTGAAGATGGAACAGGTAATCCAGTAGAAGCAGATGTAAATCATACAGGTTCAGGTTGGGAAGAATTAACATTCACTTTAAACTCAGCAGACTCTTACAACGATATGATTATTTTTGTTGATGGGCCAGGTACAGCAGCAGGTACTTTTTATGTAGATGATATTCAGCAAGTTGCTGTAGCGCCTCCACCACCACTTTGTACAGATACTACCTTAGCTTTACCAATAGATTTTGATTGTTCAGGAATAGATTATAATGCAAAAAGAGTAGATGGCGGAATAGATTTTAGTGTAATAGACAACCCAGAATTAAGCGGCGTTAATAACACAGCTACTAAAGTAGGAGCTATTGTAAATAAAGGTGCAAATTGGGAAAATCTTAATTTCACATTAGATACACCAATTAGTTTTGCAACAGATAAATCTATCAAATTAAAATTATATTCTACAGTAAGTGTACCTATAAAACTAAAAGTAGAAACAGGAGGTGCTCCAGTTGAAAACGACCAAACCCATGGAGGAACTGGTTGGGAAGAACTAACTTTTACACTGGCAACAGCAGAGTCTTTTAGCAATATCATTATCTTTATTGATGGTCCAGGAACAACAGCAGGTACTTTTTATATAGATGATATTGAGCAAGTTGCAGGAAACTCTACAATTGTTTGTACAGATACCACTTTAGCTTTACCAATAGATTTTGATTGTGCAGGAATAGATTATAATGCAAAAAGAGTAGATGGCGGAATAGATTTTAGTGTAATAGACAACCCAGAATTAAGCGGCGTTAATAACACAGCTACTAAAGTGGGAGCTATTGTAAATAAAGGTGCAAATTGGGAAAATCTTAATTTCACACTAGATACACCAATTAGTTTTGCAACAGATAAATCTATCAAATTAAAATTATATTCTACAGTAAGTGTACCTATAAAGCTAAAAGTAGAAACAGGAGGTGCTCCAGTTGAAAACGACCAAACCCATGGAGGTACTGGTTGGGAAGAGCTAACATTTACATTGGCAACAGCAGAGTCTTTTAGCAATTTCATCATCTTTATTGATGGTCCAGGAACAACAGCAGGTACTTTTTATATAGATGATATTGAGCAAGTTACTTCTACTGCTGGTGGAGGTGGTGGAGGTGCTACAGGTGGTTGTACTGGAGTTTTTACAAGAGCAGCACAGTTTCCTGTAAACTTTGAAGGTTGCGAAACCTTTATGGCTACCAATGGAGAGGTAAAATTTGGAGATGCAATTACAGCAGAAGTAGCAGAAAACCCTTCAAAATCAGGTATTAACACGTCAGATTTTGTTTTAAAAGTAACAAAGCCTGTAGGAGCTAACCATTGGGAAGGAGTACAAAATGCATTTGCTTCAGATTTTAATTCTACTTTAACTTTTAAAGTAAAAGTGTATTCTACAAAAGCAAATGTTAGATATCAATTCGAAATCTCTAATGACCCTAATGAGCCAAGTGTAGGAAACCCTGCACCAATTACAAAGACAGTTGCAAATGCCAATGAATGGACAGAATTAGAAATTACATTTACAGGTGTTCCTCCAGGAGGTCATAATAACTTTGTAATTAAACCAGATGATAGTGGTTCTGGAACTGTTACAGAAGGAGCAACTCACTATATAGATGATGTAAGATTAGAGTAA
- a CDS encoding triple tyrosine motif-containing protein has product MIRLRLFFLQLFLFVSSLHYAQEFPPINIFYTDDYQAENQNWAISQCEEGFIYVANNKGLLEYNGATWRLFETPNETIMRSVKSHDNKIFTGFYMDFGFWIKDEFGELNFTSIAKQQKVQMLEDEQIWNIVEIDGWMIFKSLQRIYLYNLESKLVKIINVENRINKLCKVNDVIYFHENKKGLFKIENGKAKLVSNHKVLKENVVVEIFNKNNKLFFITQQSGFYYFKNKELLKWNIASDDLLSNKTIYSAKQLKNKNFALGSISNGLFNLNADGTLNYKVAQNIGLNNNTVLSIFEDRENNLWLGLDNGIDCINNTSPFKMYNRKSDFLGTIYTSIVHGKNLYLGTNQGLFYRELNSKDAFKFVANTQGQVWSLTKIDNNLFCGHDSGTFIITEDKATNIFNKQGTWDILKIDDFTIIQGCYDGLYVLKKKNNFWQLENKIKGFDNSSKYLVEFDENQFFVNHEYKGVFKLTIDKELKNVTKLEKEKSLTKGIHSSILKYRNKILYASKKGVYVYHKDKATFQKDSLYSKLISDDAFISARLVYNTSSDKLWFFSKDHIKYLSPGKLSDKPNISTIPISESIPKAASGYENILHINNDVYLIGTSNGYIQVDLKSLKETSPFTVFINKVQCFETDGSKQNLNLNKSADLSYKNNNLEFFFSVPNYKKTLNTKYQYQLEGVNKTWSSPSKNYSILFENLSYGNYTFKVRGLVGALKVQILRPINLQ; this is encoded by the coding sequence ATGATTAGGTTAAGACTTTTCTTTTTACAGTTATTTCTTTTTGTAAGTAGCTTGCATTATGCCCAAGAGTTTCCGCCAATAAACATTTTTTACACAGACGATTATCAAGCAGAAAATCAAAATTGGGCAATTTCACAATGCGAAGAAGGATTTATATATGTTGCTAACAATAAAGGTCTTTTAGAATATAATGGTGCAACATGGAGGTTGTTTGAAACCCCCAATGAAACAATTATGAGATCTGTAAAATCACATGACAATAAAATTTTTACAGGGTTTTATATGGATTTTGGTTTTTGGATTAAAGATGAATTTGGAGAGCTAAATTTTACTTCAATTGCGAAACAGCAAAAGGTTCAAATGTTAGAAGATGAACAAATTTGGAATATTGTAGAGATAGATGGCTGGATGATTTTTAAATCTTTACAAAGAATATACCTCTACAATTTAGAATCTAAATTGGTTAAAATTATAAATGTAGAAAACAGAATTAATAAATTATGTAAAGTAAACGATGTTATTTATTTTCATGAAAATAAAAAAGGATTATTTAAAATAGAAAACGGAAAAGCAAAATTAGTTTCGAACCATAAGGTGCTAAAAGAGAATGTTGTTGTAGAAATTTTTAATAAAAACAACAAGCTTTTTTTTATAACACAACAAAGTGGTTTCTATTATTTTAAAAATAAAGAGTTATTAAAATGGAATATTGCTTCCGATGATTTACTTTCTAATAAAACAATATACAGTGCAAAGCAGCTAAAAAATAAAAACTTTGCTTTAGGAAGTATCTCAAATGGCTTATTCAACCTAAATGCAGATGGTACCTTAAATTATAAAGTAGCACAAAATATTGGGTTAAATAATAATACAGTCTTATCGATTTTTGAAGATCGAGAAAATAACCTTTGGTTGGGCTTAGATAACGGAATCGATTGCATTAATAATACATCGCCTTTTAAAATGTACAATAGAAAAAGCGATTTTTTAGGTACTATTTATACATCCATAGTACATGGTAAAAACCTTTATTTAGGCACAAATCAAGGGTTGTTTTATAGAGAATTAAACTCAAAAGACGCTTTTAAATTTGTTGCCAACACGCAAGGTCAGGTTTGGAGTTTAACAAAAATAGATAATAATTTATTTTGCGGTCACGATTCAGGAACATTTATCATAACCGAAGACAAAGCAACAAATATTTTTAATAAACAAGGAACCTGGGATATTTTAAAAATTGACGATTTTACTATAATTCAAGGATGTTACGATGGCTTGTACGTGCTTAAAAAGAAAAATAATTTTTGGCAGTTAGAAAACAAAATAAAAGGTTTTGATAACTCTAGCAAGTATCTTGTAGAATTTGATGAGAATCAGTTTTTTGTTAACCACGAATATAAAGGGGTTTTTAAGTTAACTATAGATAAGGAGTTAAAAAATGTAACCAAACTAGAAAAAGAAAAATCATTAACAAAAGGCATTCACTCTAGTATTTTAAAATATAGAAACAAAATTTTGTATGCCAGTAAAAAAGGTGTTTATGTGTATCATAAAGATAAAGCTACGTTTCAGAAAGACAGTTTGTATAGCAAATTAATTTCAGACGATGCTTTTATTTCTGCAAGGTTGGTTTACAACACTTCTAGTGATAAGTTATGGTTTTTTTCTAAAGATCATATTAAATATTTATCACCCGGAAAACTAAGCGATAAACCCAATATTAGTACAATTCCAATTTCAGAATCGATTCCTAAAGCTGCATCTGGTTACGAAAATATTCTTCATATTAATAACGATGTTTATCTAATTGGAACATCAAATGGCTACATTCAAGTGGATTTAAAATCACTAAAAGAAACTTCTCCCTTTACAGTTTTTATTAATAAAGTACAGTGTTTCGAAACAGATGGCTCGAAACAGAATTTAAATCTTAATAAAAGTGCAGACTTAAGCTATAAGAATAACAACTTAGAATTTTTCTTTAGTGTGCCTAATTATAAAAAAACATTAAACACTAAATATCAATACCAATTAGAAGGGGTTAATAAAACGTGGAGTTCTCCTTCTAAAAATTACTCCATACTTTTCGAAAACCTTTCTTATGGCAATTATACCTTTAAAGTAAGAGGTCTTGTAGGGGCACTCAAAGTGCAAATATTGCGACCTATAAATTTACAATAG
- a CDS encoding helix-turn-helix transcriptional regulator, producing the protein MYVLSSLFAFYSVHIASKRYYKKQREDLLEKTKKEAELKELASTQEIIKLNNEKLRNDIDNKNKELATSTMNIIKKNEFLNTIKTELINGGEKSVAKVVKIIDKNLNNTDDWKMFQEAFNNADKKFLKKVKEKHPTLTPNDLRLCAYLRLNLSSKEIAPLLNISPRSVEVKRYRLRKKMNLPHDSNLTNYILEI; encoded by the coding sequence ATGTATGTGTTATCATCTTTATTTGCGTTTTATAGTGTGCATATAGCCTCGAAAAGATATTATAAAAAACAAAGAGAAGATTTGTTAGAAAAAACAAAAAAAGAAGCCGAACTTAAAGAACTCGCAAGTACACAAGAAATAATTAAACTGAATAACGAAAAATTAAGAAACGATATTGATAATAAAAATAAAGAACTGGCTACTTCTACTATGAATATCATTAAAAAGAACGAATTTTTAAACACAATTAAAACAGAATTGATTAATGGCGGAGAAAAAAGTGTTGCGAAGGTCGTTAAGATTATTGATAAAAACCTAAACAATACAGACGATTGGAAAATGTTTCAAGAAGCTTTTAATAATGCAGATAAAAAATTCTTAAAAAAAGTAAAAGAGAAACATCCAACACTTACTCCAAACGATTTAAGATTGTGTGCATACCTTAGGTTAAATTTATCTTCAAAAGAAATTGCACCTTTATTAAATATCTCACCAAGAAGTGTAGAGGTTAAGAGATATCGTCTTAGAAAAAAAATGAATTTACCTCACGATTCAAACTTAACGAATTACATATTAGAGATTTAA
- a CDS encoding ABC transporter ATP-binding protein: MIVSKNIHKYYGDVEVLKGVDLHIKKGEIVAIVGPSGAGKTTLLQILGTLDKPLKEQDFVLRINDVSLNNLTDKELSSFRNNHIGFIFQFHQLLPEFTALENVCIPAYIGKKGKKETEKRAKEILDFLGLSHRIDHKPNELSGGEQQRVAVARALINNPSVILADEPSGNLDSESAKNLHELFFKLRDEFGQTFVLVTHNKELAEMADRTLTMKDGKII; the protein is encoded by the coding sequence ATGATTGTTAGCAAAAATATTCATAAATATTATGGTGATGTAGAAGTGCTTAAAGGAGTCGATTTACACATAAAAAAAGGTGAAATTGTTGCAATCGTTGGTCCTTCTGGAGCTGGAAAAACTACGCTTTTGCAAATTTTAGGAACTTTAGACAAACCTTTAAAAGAGCAAGATTTTGTGCTTCGCATAAACGATGTTTCTCTAAACAATTTAACGGACAAAGAATTGTCTTCTTTTAGAAATAATCATATTGGTTTTATTTTTCAATTTCATCAATTATTACCAGAATTTACAGCATTAGAAAATGTATGCATTCCTGCCTATATTGGAAAGAAAGGAAAAAAAGAAACTGAAAAAAGAGCCAAAGAAATTTTAGATTTCTTAGGCTTGTCTCACAGAATAGATCACAAACCCAATGAACTTTCTGGCGGAGAACAACAACGTGTGGCTGTTGCAAGAGCATTAATTAACAACCCATCTGTAATTTTGGCTGATGAACCTAGTGGGAATTTAGACAGCGAATCTGCAAAAAATTTGCACGAATTATTTTTTAAACTTCGTGATGAATTTGGGCAAACTTTTGTTTTAGTTACTCATAATAAAGAACTTGCAGAAATGGCAGACAGAACCCTTACCATGAAAGATGGTAAAATTATCTAA
- a CDS encoding glycoside hydrolase family 16 protein has product MKNIIKLKISYILILSLLVVLQSCDTDETQVVTRLSNLVMQDEFDTNGSLNPSVWNFEEGTGENGWGNNELQYYTSRPENATVQNGYLIITAKREDFKGSQYTSARITTKGKFEQKYGRFEAKIKLPSGQGMWPAFWLLGNDCETNIWPNCGEIDIMENRGQEPTKIAGSVHGPGYSAGQAITKDYVLDNDRFDSGFHVFGIEWGEDYINYYVDDVLYNQITREDVTGDWVFDHPFYIILNLAVGGNYVGSPNNETEFPQTMLVDYVKVYQ; this is encoded by the coding sequence ATGAAGAATATAATTAAATTAAAAATATCGTACATATTAATTTTAAGTCTTCTTGTTGTTTTACAAAGTTGCGATACAGACGAAACGCAGGTTGTTACACGTCTTTCTAACTTAGTAATGCAAGACGAATTTGACACAAATGGCTCATTAAACCCGTCAGTTTGGAACTTTGAAGAAGGTACAGGAGAAAATGGTTGGGGAAATAATGAACTTCAATACTATACAAGCAGACCAGAAAATGCGACTGTACAAAATGGTTATTTAATAATTACCGCAAAAAGAGAAGATTTTAAAGGATCGCAATACACTTCTGCAAGAATTACAACAAAAGGTAAGTTTGAACAAAAGTATGGCCGTTTTGAAGCCAAAATAAAATTACCTTCTGGCCAAGGTATGTGGCCAGCATTTTGGTTGTTAGGCAACGATTGCGAAACCAATATTTGGCCAAATTGTGGTGAAATAGATATTATGGAAAATCGCGGGCAAGAACCAACAAAAATTGCAGGTAGTGTTCATGGACCTGGTTATTCTGCAGGACAAGCAATCACAAAAGATTATGTATTAGACAATGATAGGTTCGACTCTGGATTTCATGTATTTGGAATAGAATGGGGAGAAGACTACATAAATTACTACGTAGATGATGTGTTATATAATCAAATTACAAGAGAAGATGTAACTGGAGATTGGGTATTTGACCATCCTTTTTACATCATATTAAATTTGGCAGTAGGAGGAAACTACGTAGGAAGCCCAAATAACGAAACAGAATTTCCACAGACAATGTTAGTGGACTACGTAAAAGTTTATCAATAA
- a CDS encoding glycoside hydrolase family 2 TIM barrel-domain containing protein: protein MKNSLLRLVLVLFTLSFYAQSEKVAIVKDGKGIRLEVDGKPFIVNGINWDYVPIGYNVLDAKFWEKPDDIIKAGLDEEMALWQNMGVNAIRTYIGMPPKWITYIYENFGIYTMINHQFGAYGLTLDGVWYPKTKYGTEKVRKHLIEASVKMANLYKNTPGLLLFMLGNENNYHLTWEGAETDEGIVINDQDKAKRAEARAMYKLFNDAALAMKAVDKNHPIGICNGDLLYLDIVAQECKDLDIYGTNMYRGVSFYDAFDKVKKEFNKPILFTEFGSDAYNARDNKEDQLMQAYYMVNNWKEIYANSYGLGKAENSIGGFTFQSSDGWFKAGFDERKNADIHDTKASWPSNGYSRDQAKPGDKNMNEEWFGIAAKGPTDIRGLYTLYPRAAYYALKEVHKFNPFKSNATEFENHFKNINLMDAVLRARGDKASVGGTEKISLTNLRAEFTTFNTGGSLIKTPNVADGTGQTYPNKLGFDHMQSYYIGVQGKPTNNMKAEVNFNILGNVAGNPIDDIFYENVGRPIQVDTPDGVVTLTDNNRLRVYNAEFEWNAKGFDMRGFYRTGHYHWGYEGDFFGLYPEANYGPNLDIYNGEILGMEVDGKGVLSGLKAAFGPQLWWGANPAVLLKYQRKIAGLDFSAVYHKDLVSGNGIDENGNRILDPAQTRTGVIPFLPTERATIAFEKKGTHFGFQLGAIWAGRPLNGRTFQVATGTSGNYIVYNDRINSKDNWGVKLK, encoded by the coding sequence ATGAAAAACAGTTTACTAAGATTAGTACTTGTCTTGTTTACACTAAGTTTCTATGCGCAGAGCGAAAAAGTTGCTATAGTAAAAGACGGTAAAGGTATAAGATTAGAAGTAGATGGTAAACCATTTATTGTAAATGGTATCAATTGGGATTATGTTCCAATAGGTTACAACGTATTGGATGCAAAATTTTGGGAAAAACCAGATGACATTATCAAAGCAGGTTTAGACGAAGAAATGGCTTTGTGGCAAAATATGGGAGTTAATGCAATTAGAACTTATATAGGCATGCCTCCTAAATGGATAACTTACATCTACGAAAACTTTGGTATTTATACGATGATAAATCATCAGTTCGGAGCTTATGGCTTAACACTAGATGGTGTGTGGTATCCAAAAACAAAATATGGCACCGAAAAAGTTAGAAAACATTTAATAGAAGCATCCGTTAAAATGGCCAATTTGTATAAAAATACACCAGGTCTTTTACTTTTTATGTTGGGTAACGAAAACAACTATCACTTAACTTGGGAAGGCGCAGAAACCGATGAAGGTATTGTAATTAACGACCAAGACAAGGCTAAAAGAGCAGAAGCAAGAGCAATGTACAAGCTATTTAATGATGCAGCTTTGGCTATGAAAGCGGTTGATAAAAACCACCCAATAGGAATTTGTAATGGCGATTTATTGTATTTAGATATTGTTGCACAAGAGTGTAAAGATTTAGACATCTATGGTACCAATATGTATCGTGGAGTTTCTTTTTATGACGCTTTTGATAAAGTAAAGAAAGAATTTAACAAACCCATATTATTTACAGAGTTTGGTTCAGATGCCTACAATGCAAGAGACAATAAAGAAGACCAGCTAATGCAAGCATATTACATGGTAAATAACTGGAAAGAAATATATGCCAATTCTTATGGTTTAGGAAAAGCAGAAAACTCCATTGGAGGTTTTACCTTTCAATCTAGTGATGGTTGGTTTAAAGCGGGGTTTGATGAAAGAAAAAATGCGGATATCCATGATACCAAAGCCTCATGGCCAAGTAATGGATATAGCAGAGATCAAGCCAAACCTGGTGATAAAAATATGAATGAAGAATGGTTTGGTATTGCAGCAAAAGGGCCAACAGACATTAGAGGTTTATATACCTTATACCCAAGAGCAGCTTATTATGCACTTAAAGAAGTTCATAAATTCAATCCTTTTAAAAGCAACGCTACAGAATTCGAAAATCATTTTAAGAACATTAATTTAATGGATGCTGTGCTTAGAGCAAGAGGAGATAAAGCATCAGTTGGAGGCACAGAAAAAATATCCTTAACGAATTTAAGAGCCGAGTTTACAACGTTTAATACAGGAGGTTCTTTAATTAAAACTCCAAATGTTGCAGATGGTACAGGACAAACTTATCCAAATAAACTAGGGTTTGATCACATGCAGTCTTACTATATAGGAGTTCAAGGAAAACCTACAAACAATATGAAGGCAGAAGTTAATTTTAATATTTTAGGAAATGTTGCTGGTAATCCTATTGACGATATTTTTTACGAAAATGTAGGAAGACCCATACAAGTAGATACTCCAGATGGTGTTGTAACTTTAACAGATAACAATAGATTAAGGGTTTACAATGCAGAATTTGAGTGGAATGCTAAGGGTTTTGACATGAGAGGTTTTTACAGAACGGGTCATTATCACTGGGGATATGAAGGCGATTTCTTCGGATTGTATCCAGAAGCAAATTATGGTCCTAACTTAGATATTTACAATGGTGAAATTTTAGGGATGGAAGTAGATGGTAAAGGAGTTTTATCTGGCTTAAAGGCAGCTTTTGGCCCTCAATTATGGTGGGGAGCAAACCCTGCAGTATTGTTAAAATATCAAAGAAAAATTGCAGGATTAGATTTCTCTGCGGTTTATCATAAAGATTTAGTTTCAGGTAATGGTATAGACGAAAATGGAAATCGTATTTTAGATCCCGCACAAACAAGAACTGGGGTTATTCCTTTTTTACCAACAGAAAGAGCTACGATTGCTTTCGAAAAAAAAGGAACACATTTTGGTTTTCAATTGGGAGCAATTTGGGCAGGAAGACCATTAAATGGTAGAACTTTTCAAGTAGCAACTGGAACTTCAGGTAACTATATAGTATATAACGATAGAATAAATTCTAAAGACAATTGGGGGGTAAAGCTAAAATAA